A segment of the Amycolatopsis thermophila genome:
GGGAGGTCGCGTCCAAACAGGTCGTGGACTCCACGCAGGGTTACAGCGGGATCGTCGAGGCGGGCAAGGACGTGCAGCCCGGCCGGGACGTGCGGCTGAGCCTGGCGTTCACCGCGCCACCGCAGCCGGCCGAGATGAAGCTGACGCTGCGGCCGACCGCGACCAGCCCGGTGATCGCCGTGTACTGCGGGCCCGCCTGAGCCGGTCCGGATACGCTCGGGGCATGACCGACCAGCAGCGTCTCGCCCCCGGCGACCAGGCTCCCGACTTCACCCTCCCGGACAGCACGGGCAGGCAGGTCTCGCTGTCGGACTACCGGGGCAAGCAGGTCGTGGTGTACTTCTACCCCGCGGCGGGCACGCCCGGGTGCACCAAGCAAGCCTGCGACTTCCGGGACAACCTCGGCGAGCTCGACGGCGCCGGCTACCAGGTCCTCGGGATCTCCCCGGACAAGCCGGAGAAGCTGGCGAAGTTCGCCGAGGCGGAGCAGCTGAACTTCCCGCTGCTGTCCGACCCGGACAAGGAGGTCCTCACCGCGTGGGGCGCGTTCGGTGAGAAGAAGAACTACGGCCGCGTCGTGCAGGGCGTGATCCGGTCGACCTTCGTCATCGACCCGGACGGCAAGATCGTGAAAGCGCTGTACAACGTCCGGGCGACCGGCCACGTGGCGAAGCTGCTCAAGGACCTGAAGATCGCCGGCTGACGCTCCCCGGCCGGCACGGTCTCCCACGCTGTGCCGGCCGCTCGCGGCTGGTGGTCACATCACCCTGCGGTAGGCGTCCACCAGCTGCTTCTCGGCGTCGTCGAGGTAGGCGGCCAGCAGCTTCTCCGCCGCCAGGCCGTCGCCGGTGCGCAGCGTTTCCAGGATCTCCCGGTTGCGCTCCAGGTACGGCTCGTGGAAGGGCTGCGGGTCGGCCATCACGTGGAACACCAGCCGCAGCTCGGCGAGCAGGCCGCGCACCAGCTCGTCGACGCGCGGGCTGCCCGCGAGCGTGATCAGCGCCTGGTGGAAGTGGATGTTCGCGGTCCCCAGCTCGCGCCAGGCCTGACGCTTGCGCGCGTCCTCCCCGTCGGCGACCGCGGCTTCGACCGCCTGCAGCTTGTCGCCCGGCGGGCTGGTGATCTCCCGCAGCACGGCGCACTGCACGAGCTTGCGCACCTTGTACAGGTCGGTCACGTCCTCGATCGACAGGCGCCGCACGAAGACGCCCCGGTTCAGCTCGTGGATCAGCAGCTTCTCGTGCGTGAGCAGCCGGAACGCCTCGCGCAGCGTGTTGCGCGAGACCCCGAGCGCCCCGCCGATCGCCTCCTCGGACAGACGGCTGCCGGGCTCGAAGAAGCCCTCCGTGATGCGGGTACGCAGGATGTCCGCCAGCCGTTCGGCGGTGCTGGTGCGCCCCAGCAGCAACCGGTCCGCTTCGAGGCCGGTGCTGAGGATCGAGCCCATGGACTCGGCGTCGGTGCTCACTCGAAGCCTCCGGTTTCTGGGGGGTTGATCGGCGTTACGCAAAGTTAACCAGTGGATCGAAGGCCGGTTCAACCTGCGACTTGTTCTACGAAAAGTCTATCCAACCGCTTCGAAGCGACGGTCGTGTTCCTCGAAAGTATTGACGGATCGTTCAACAATCCCTAACTTCATGACCTACCTCACTCCCCTTCGATGGATGGACATCGTGATGACCGCTTCAACTGAGACCACGGACAAGCGCTCACTGCGCCGCGCGTTCGTGGCGAGCTTGTCCGGCACCACCCTCGAGTACTACGACTTCGCGGCCTACTCGGTGGCCGCCGCGACGCTGTTCGGCAAGCTCTTCTTCCCCTCGGGAGACGCGCTCGCCGGCACGATGGCGGCGTTCTCCACGTACGCGGTCGGCTACCTGGCCCGCCCCCTCGGCGGGTTCGTCTTCGGCCGGCTCGGCGACAAGCTGGGCCGCAAGCAGGTACTCGTGTTCACCCTGCTGCTGACCGGTATCGCCACCTTCCTGATCGGTGTCCTGCCGACCCACGCCTCCGTCGGCGGCTGGGCCGCCGTGCTCCTGGTGCTGCTGCGCTTCGCGCAGGGTGTCGGTGTCGGTGGTGAGTGGGGCGGCGCGGTGCTGCTCTCCAGCGAGTTCGGTGACCCGAAGAAGCGCGGCTTCTGGGCCTCGGCCGCGCAGATCGGCCCGCCGGCCGGCAACCTGCTGGCCAACGGTGTGATCGCGCTGCTGACCGCCGTCCTGACCGCCTCCGCGTTCGAGTCCTGGGGCTGGCGCGTCGCGTTCCTGCTGTCCGGCGTCCTGGTGCTGTTCGGCCTGTGGCTGCGGATGAAGCTCGAGGAGACCCCGGTCTTCAAGAAGATCGCCGAGAGCGGCGAGAAGCCGAAGGCCCCGCTCAAGGAGGTCTTCACGCAGGAGCCGCGTGCCCTGATCGCCGGCATCCTGGTCCGCATCTGCCCGGACGTCCTGTACTCGCTGTTCACGGTCTTCGTCCTCACCTACATGACCAGCGAGCTGCACATGAGCCGCGGCCAGGGCCTGACCGCGGTGATGATCGGCTCCGCGTTCCAGCTGTTCCTGATGCCGGCCGCGGGTGCGCTGTCCGACCGGTTCAACCGCCGCACGATGTACTTCGTGGGCACGATCGCCGCGGCGATCTGGCCGTTCCTGTTCTTCCCGCTGGCGGGCACCAAGTCCTACCTGGCCATCGCCGTCGGCATGGTCGTCGCACTGGCGATCCACGCGCTGCTCTACGGCCCGCAGGCCGCGCTGATCACCGAGCAGTTCTCCGAGCGCCTGCGCTACACCGGCAGCTCGCTGGCCTACACCCTGGCCAGTGTCCTCGGTGGCGCGGTGGCCCCGCTGATCTTCACGGCCCTGCTCGCCAGCTACGACTCCTGGGTCGCGGTGGCGCTGTACGTCGTGGTGACCGCGGTGCTGACCGGCATCGGTGTCGCGCTCAGCCGCAAGGCGCCGGAGGAGACGGTCGCGGTCCAGGCCGAGACGGCGGAACTCGCACGATGAGCGCCCCCGCGACCACCGCCACCATCGATCTGAACTGCGACGTGGGCGAAGGGTTCGGCGCCTGGCGGATCGCCGATGACGAAGCCCTGCTGGACGTCGTGACCGGCGCCAACGTGGCCTGCGGCTTCCACGCCGGCGACCCCTCCACCATGCGGCACGTGTGCGAGGCGGCGGTGAAGCGCGGGGTCACGATCGGAGCCCACGTCGGGTACCGGGACCTGGCCGGGTTCGGCCGCCGGTTCCTCGACGTGGACCCCGTCGAACTGATCGACGAGATCCTCTACCAGCTGGGCGCGCTCGACGCGCTGGCCGGCGCGGCGGGCGGCGAGATCGCCTACGTCAAGCCGCACGGCGCGCTGTACAACGCCATCGCCACGCACGAGAAGCAGGCGGGCGCGGTGGCCGAGGCGGTGTGGCAGTACGACCCGACGCTGCCCGTGCTCGGGCAGCCGGGGTCCCGGTGGCTGGCGCGGGCCGCCGAGGCCGGGCTGTCCACCATCGCCGAGGCGTTCGCCGACCGCGGGTACTCGCCCGACGGCCGGCTCCTCCCCCGGCGCGAGCCGGGGGCGGTGCTGACCGACCCGGACGAGGTGGCCCGCCGGTGCGTGCGGCTGGTGCGGGACGGCGAGGTGGTGGCCGTGGACGGCACGGTCATCCCCCTCCAGGCGGGCTCGCTGTGCGTGCACAGCGACACCCCGGGCGCGGTGGCGCTGGCCACCGCGGCCCGCACCGCGCTGGTGTCGGCCGGGGTCGAGGTGCGGAGTTTCGCATGAACATCCGGCGATGCGGGGACCAGGCACTGCTCATCGACGTCGGCGACACCGGCGGCATCGACGCGGTGCTCGGCCTGTACTCCGCCCTGTCCGACCCTCGTCCCGACGGCGTCACCGAGCTGGTGCCGGCGGCGCGCACCCTGCTGGTGCGCTTCGACCCGGCCGTGATCCCGGCCGGTGAGCTCGTCGAACTGCTGCGGGACACCGAACCGGTGCCCTCGCACGCGGTCCGCGGCGAGCTGGTCGAGATCCCGGTGTTCTACGACGGGGCCGACCTGGCCGAGGTCGGCAAGCACACCGGCCTCGGCGCGGACGGTGTCGTCGAAATGCACACCGCCGCCGAGTACACGGTGGCCTTCGGCGGGTTCGCCCCCGGGTTCGGCTACCTGACCGGCCTGCACCCGAAGCTGCACCTGCCGCGGCGGGCCGTCCCGCGGACGCACGTCCCGGCCGGGGCCGTCGCGATCGCCGGTGAGTTCACCGGGATCTACCCGCGGTCCTCGCCGGGCGGATGGCAGCTGGTCGGCCGGACCGAGGTCCCGCTGTGGGACCCGGCCCGCCGCCCGCCCGCCCTGCTGCGGCCGGGCACCCGCATCCGTTTCCGGGAGGTTCGATGATCGAGGTGGTGCGGCCGGGGCCGTTGACCACGGTGCAGGACCTGGGACGTCCCGGACTGGCCGCCCTGGGGGTCGGCCGGTCCGGGGCGGCCGACCGGCGGTCGGCCGCGCTCGCCAACCGGCTGGTCGGCAACCTGGACGGCGCCGCGGTCCTGGAGACCACCTTCGGCGGGCTGGTCCTGCGGTTCCGGCAGGTGGCGCGGGTCGTGGTGACCGGCGCGCCGTGCCCGATCCGCCGGGGCAGCCGCGGCGAGGCGATGAACGCGCCGTTCACCGTCTGGCCGGGTGACGAACTCACGCTGGGCATGCCCACGTCCGGTCTGCGGACCTACGTGGCGGTGCGCGGCGGGATCGGCGTGGACAAGGTGCTCGAGTCGCGCTCGACGGATCTGCTGGCGGGTCTGGGGCCCGCGGCGCTGCGTGCGGGCGACGTGCTGCCCATCGGGCGGGACGAGTGCGGGCCGCTGCCGTCCGTGGAGGTCGCGCCGGTGCCCGACCCCGCCGGGTTCGACCTGACGGTGCGGGTCATGCCCGGCCCGCGTGACGACTGGTTCACGCCCGAGGCGCTGCGGACCTTCTCGACCGCGACCTACGAGGTGACGTCGGACAGCAACCGCGTCGGCGTCCGGTTCACCGGCCCGGTGCTGGAACGCGCCCGCGAAGGCGAGCTCCTCAGCGAAGGCATGGTGCCCGGCGCGATCCAGGTACCGCCGTCCGGGCTGCCGCTGGTGTTCCTCGCCGACCACCCGGTGACCGGCGGGTACCCGGTGATCGGGGTCGTCCTGACTGACGACCTGCCGGTGGTGGCGCAGGCCCGGCCCGGGCAGTCGGTGTCGTTCCGGCTGGTGTCCGCCGAACTGCCCGCCGCCGCGCCCAGGGCGGTCGCGGTCTGACTTCCCGGAGGCCACCGCCGGCGGCGGTGGCCTCCGGGGTCCACCTCAGACGAGCTCGCGCAGCGCCGGGAGCAGCGCCCGCAGCGCGCGGCCCCGGTGCGAGGCGGCGTCCTTCTCCTCCGGCGCCAGCTCCGCCGACGTGCGGGTCTCCCCCTCCGGCACGAAGATCGGGTCGTAGCCGAAACCGTTGGTACCACGGGGTTTCCGGATCAGCGCGCCCCGCCACTCGCCGCGGACGACCGTTTCCCTACCGCCCGGCCGGACGAGCGCCGCCGCGCACACGAACGCCGCTCCCCGGCGCTCCTCCGGGGTGTCGGTCAGTTGCGCGAGCACCAGGTCGAGGTTCGCCTGGTCGTCCCCGTGCCGCCCCGCCCAGCGCGCGGACAGCACGCCCGGCATCCCGTTCAGCGCGTCCACCGCCAGGCCCGAGTCGTCCGCGACGGCGGGCAGCCCGGTCGCCGCGACCGCGTCCCGCGCCTTGGCCACGGCGTTCTCCTCGAAGGTCGCGCCCGTCTCCGGCGCCTCGGGGAACTCCGGCACGTCGTCCAGTCCGACCACCTCGAGCCCCTCGGCACCGTCAAGGCCCTCGGCGGCGAGGATCCGCCGCAGCTCGCCGAGCTTCTTGGCGTTGCGCGAGGCCAGCAGCACCCGGCTCACTTCGCGCCCTTCTTCTTGCCCGCGACCGGCTCCGGCAGCTCGTACGGGTACGGCTCGCCCAGCGCGGCCTGCTGCAGCCGCGTCAGTTCGGCACAACCGGCCTGCGCCAGGTCCAGCATCTTGTCCAAAGTGGAGCGCGTGAAGGTCGCGCCCTCACCGGTGCCCTGCACCTCGATGAGGGTGCCGGCGTCGGTGCAGACGACGTTCATGTCGACCTCGGCCCGCGAATCCTCCTCGTAGGGCAGGTCCAGCCGCACGCGCCCGTCCACCACGCCGACGCTGACCGCGGACACCATCGCCGAAAGCGGTTGCGGATCGGCGAGCCGGCCCGCCGCGGCGAGCCAGGTGACCGCATCCGCCAGCGCCACGTAGCCGCCGGTGATCGCGGCCGTGCGGGTGCCGCCGTCGGCCTGGATGACGTCGCAGTCCAGCTGGATCGTGTTCTCGCCCAGCGCGGACAGGTCGATGCAGGCCCGC
Coding sequences within it:
- a CDS encoding biotin-dependent carboxyltransferase family protein, whose amino-acid sequence is MIEVVRPGPLTTVQDLGRPGLAALGVGRSGAADRRSAALANRLVGNLDGAAVLETTFGGLVLRFRQVARVVVTGAPCPIRRGSRGEAMNAPFTVWPGDELTLGMPTSGLRTYVAVRGGIGVDKVLESRSTDLLAGLGPAALRAGDVLPIGRDECGPLPSVEVAPVPDPAGFDLTVRVMPGPRDDWFTPEALRTFSTATYEVTSDSNRVGVRFTGPVLERAREGELLSEGMVPGAIQVPPSGLPLVFLADHPVTGGYPVIGVVLTDDLPVVAQARPGQSVSFRLVSAELPAAAPRAVAV
- the rph gene encoding ribonuclease PH, yielding MVRKDGRNDDQLRDVKITRGFQQWPAGSVLIEFGNTKVLCAASVSEGVPRWRAGSGLGWVTAEYAMLPSATHDRSDRESVKGRVGGRTHEISRLIGRALRACIDLSALGENTIQLDCDVIQADGGTRTAAITGGYVALADAVTWLAAAGRLADPQPLSAMVSAVSVGVVDGRVRLDLPYEEDSRAEVDMNVVCTDAGTLIEVQGTGEGATFTRSTLDKMLDLAQAGCAELTRLQQAALGEPYPYELPEPVAGKKKGAK
- a CDS encoding MFS transporter — its product is MTASTETTDKRSLRRAFVASLSGTTLEYYDFAAYSVAAATLFGKLFFPSGDALAGTMAAFSTYAVGYLARPLGGFVFGRLGDKLGRKQVLVFTLLLTGIATFLIGVLPTHASVGGWAAVLLVLLRFAQGVGVGGEWGGAVLLSSEFGDPKKRGFWASAAQIGPPAGNLLANGVIALLTAVLTASAFESWGWRVAFLLSGVLVLFGLWLRMKLEETPVFKKIAESGEKPKAPLKEVFTQEPRALIAGILVRICPDVLYSLFTVFVLTYMTSELHMSRGQGLTAVMIGSAFQLFLMPAAGALSDRFNRRTMYFVGTIAAAIWPFLFFPLAGTKSYLAIAVGMVVALAIHALLYGPQAALITEQFSERLRYTGSSLAYTLASVLGGAVAPLIFTALLASYDSWVAVALYVVVTAVLTGIGVALSRKAPEETVAVQAETAELAR
- the rdgB gene encoding RdgB/HAM1 family non-canonical purine NTP pyrophosphatase, giving the protein MSRVLLASRNAKKLGELRRILAAEGLDGAEGLEVVGLDDVPEFPEAPETGATFEENAVAKARDAVAATGLPAVADDSGLAVDALNGMPGVLSARWAGRHGDDQANLDLVLAQLTDTPEERRGAAFVCAAALVRPGGRETVVRGEWRGALIRKPRGTNGFGYDPIFVPEGETRTSAELAPEEKDAASHRGRALRALLPALRELV
- a CDS encoding GntR family transcriptional regulator — its product is MGSILSTGLEADRLLLGRTSTAERLADILRTRITEGFFEPGSRLSEEAIGGALGVSRNTLREAFRLLTHEKLLIHELNRGVFVRRLSIEDVTDLYKVRKLVQCAVLREITSPPGDKLQAVEAAVADGEDARKRQAWRELGTANIHFHQALITLAGSPRVDELVRGLLAELRLVFHVMADPQPFHEPYLERNREILETLRTGDGLAAEKLLAAYLDDAEKQLVDAYRRVM
- the pxpB gene encoding 5-oxoprolinase subunit PxpB, which codes for MNIRRCGDQALLIDVGDTGGIDAVLGLYSALSDPRPDGVTELVPAARTLLVRFDPAVIPAGELVELLRDTEPVPSHAVRGELVEIPVFYDGADLAEVGKHTGLGADGVVEMHTAAEYTVAFGGFAPGFGYLTGLHPKLHLPRRAVPRTHVPAGAVAIAGEFTGIYPRSSPGGWQLVGRTEVPLWDPARRPPALLRPGTRIRFREVR
- a CDS encoding LamB/YcsF family protein, whose product is MSAPATTATIDLNCDVGEGFGAWRIADDEALLDVVTGANVACGFHAGDPSTMRHVCEAAVKRGVTIGAHVGYRDLAGFGRRFLDVDPVELIDEILYQLGALDALAGAAGGEIAYVKPHGALYNAIATHEKQAGAVAEAVWQYDPTLPVLGQPGSRWLARAAEAGLSTIAEAFADRGYSPDGRLLPRREPGAVLTDPDEVARRCVRLVRDGEVVAVDGTVIPLQAGSLCVHSDTPGAVALATAARTALVSAGVEVRSFA
- the bcp gene encoding thioredoxin-dependent thiol peroxidase; the encoded protein is MTDQQRLAPGDQAPDFTLPDSTGRQVSLSDYRGKQVVVYFYPAAGTPGCTKQACDFRDNLGELDGAGYQVLGISPDKPEKLAKFAEAEQLNFPLLSDPDKEVLTAWGAFGEKKNYGRVVQGVIRSTFVIDPDGKIVKALYNVRATGHVAKLLKDLKIAG